A genomic region of Gossypium hirsutum isolate 1008001.06 chromosome D01, Gossypium_hirsutum_v2.1, whole genome shotgun sequence contains the following coding sequences:
- the LOC107928878 gene encoding uncharacterized protein yields MAILSGSRFKEFVKKYGKVALGVHFSVSAASITGLYVAIKNNVDVESLFDKFHLPDFSKGQNPPPGLTDPDGFLIDESTVEETRRNRTAELAASTGGALALAVICNKALFPVRVPITIALTPPLARFLARRRIVK; encoded by the coding sequence ATGGCTATTCTCAGTGGAAGCCGATTCAAGGAGTTTGTCAAGAAATACGGCAAAGTAGCACTGGGTGTCCACTTCTCAGTTTCCGCCGCTTCCATAACCGGTCTTTACGTAGCCATCAAGAACAACGTGGACGTCGAATCGTTGTTCGACAAGTTCCATCTCCCTGACTTTTCCAAAGGCCAAAACCCACCTCCAGGATTGACGGACCCAGATGggtttttgatcgatgaatcgaCGGTGGAGGAGACGCGAAGAAATCGAACGGCTGAGCTTGCTGCTTCTACCGGCGGAGCTCTTGCATTGGCTGTGATTTGTAACAAGGCATTGTTTCCTGTCCGTGTTCCGATTACTATCGCGCTTACGCCTCCGCTTGCTAGGTTTTTAGCTCGGAGGAGGATCGTTAAGTAG